From the Rhodococcus sp. NBC_00297 genome, one window contains:
- the hydA gene encoding dihydropyrimidinase, translated as MKVVRGGTLVESNWHGPADLLINDGTVVAVLAPGADVDPAAEVVDATGKLVMPGGVDPHCHVGFTSGEFTSLDSYRECTTAAVFGGTTTIVDFAIPRPGQSPLDAAEQQRQKATDGLCDSALHACVVDWDDTTADQLATMAQDGIRTVKMFTTYAGETMANEHTILKTMQTTRDLGGMVIIHCESDAIVTDSQTTAAATEHIDAAHMSMTRPEIAETAAVAAILAIAESQDAPVYFVHQSTAAAVELVADARTRGLVAFTESVAHHLILDDSAYGGENPERFVCCPPLRSADAVEELGQHLFTGHITTIGSDHCCYDTAQKVVHSHDVRHMPNGLPGVETRLPVIFSRYVRDSNLTASRFVELTSTNPAKTNGLFPRKGTLMPGADADIALWDPDVEWTVDVDALHMATDYTPYQGMTLRGKPVTVLVGGTVVVQDGELVDGTPRGRHLQAAPLDFEGGRRTSV; from the coding sequence ATGAAGGTGGTCAGAGGAGGGACCCTCGTCGAGTCGAACTGGCACGGGCCCGCCGATCTCCTGATCAACGACGGCACTGTCGTCGCCGTTCTTGCTCCCGGCGCCGACGTGGACCCAGCAGCGGAGGTCGTCGACGCCACCGGGAAGCTGGTGATGCCCGGAGGCGTCGACCCGCACTGCCACGTCGGCTTCACGTCGGGCGAGTTCACGTCGCTCGACTCGTACCGCGAGTGCACGACGGCTGCCGTGTTCGGCGGCACCACGACGATCGTCGACTTCGCGATCCCGCGGCCCGGTCAGTCCCCGCTCGATGCCGCAGAGCAACAGCGGCAGAAGGCGACCGACGGCCTGTGCGACTCAGCCCTGCACGCGTGCGTCGTCGACTGGGACGACACGACCGCGGACCAGCTCGCCACGATGGCGCAGGACGGCATTCGCACCGTGAAGATGTTCACGACCTACGCCGGCGAGACCATGGCGAACGAGCACACCATTCTCAAGACCATGCAGACCACTCGCGATCTGGGTGGAATGGTCATCATCCACTGCGAGTCGGACGCCATCGTCACGGATTCGCAGACGACGGCGGCCGCCACCGAGCACATCGACGCGGCCCACATGTCGATGACGCGACCCGAGATTGCCGAGACGGCAGCCGTTGCCGCCATTCTGGCGATCGCGGAGTCTCAGGACGCGCCCGTCTATTTCGTGCACCAGTCCACTGCGGCGGCAGTCGAGTTGGTGGCGGATGCGCGCACCCGCGGACTGGTCGCCTTCACGGAGTCGGTGGCGCACCACCTGATCCTGGACGACAGCGCCTACGGCGGCGAGAACCCCGAACGGTTCGTGTGCTGCCCACCGCTCAGGTCGGCAGACGCAGTCGAGGAACTGGGGCAGCACCTGTTCACCGGCCACATCACCACCATCGGATCCGACCACTGCTGCTACGACACAGCGCAGAAGGTGGTCCACAGCCACGATGTCCGCCACATGCCCAACGGGCTACCGGGAGTGGAGACCAGGCTGCCGGTCATCTTCTCGCGGTATGTGCGCGACTCGAACCTGACCGCCAGCAGGTTCGTCGAGCTCACGTCGACTAATCCGGCCAAGACCAACGGGCTCTTCCCTCGCAAGGGAACGCTGATGCCCGGCGCCGACGCGGACATCGCACTGTGGGACCCGGACGTCGAATGGACCGTCGACGTCGATGCTCTCCACATGGCCACCGACTACACGCCGTATCAGGGCATGACGCTTCGAGGGAAGCCCGTCACCGTGCTCGTCGGAGGAACCGTCGTCGTCCAGGACGGGGAGCTGGTCGACGGGACGCCGAGGGGTCGGCACCTGCAGGCTGCCCCGCTCGACTTCGAAGGCGGGCGGCGGACATCCGTGTGA
- a CDS encoding allophanate hydrolase-related protein, translating to MALVTMFVNGQAMSGGTLNDALHRARLLGPVVTAPKYQFFSVRNEFPGLHPVASGGHAVPGELYEVEYDVLREELLPREPEELELGVIELADGGGSLSMRMRREALDRSDVTDISELGGWLAYRATLR from the coding sequence ATGGCACTGGTCACGATGTTCGTCAACGGACAGGCGATGTCCGGAGGAACACTCAACGACGCCCTTCACCGGGCGCGACTGCTCGGCCCGGTGGTCACCGCACCGAAGTACCAGTTCTTCTCCGTACGAAACGAATTCCCCGGATTGCACCCCGTGGCCTCCGGCGGTCACGCGGTACCCGGTGAGCTGTACGAGGTGGAGTATGACGTTCTCCGAGAAGAGCTTCTTCCCCGCGAACCCGAGGAGCTCGAGCTCGGCGTCATCGAACTCGCCGACGGGGGTGGCTCCCTCTCGATGCGCATGCGCCGTGAGGCGCTCGACCGCTCGGATGTCACCGACATCAGTGAGCTCGGCGGGTGGCTCGCATACCGGGCGACGCTGCGATGA